The following proteins are encoded in a genomic region of Bernardetia sp. MNP-M8:
- a CDS encoding TolC family protein codes for MKSISSSVYKFYFTFVLVFIFSSSFAQSNQVFKTTNSTLTLQEAIAQSLKNNYGILIERERINQATLNNNWGETGRYPTINLLLQQNNGVNNVDNPASFLSGITINNSIQPALNVSWVVFNGFRTKIAKHRLEQLQEESEGNAEIVIQNAIQAVILGYYRVVLEKERIEVLKKVLNYSRDRNRYSEVQVDLGTATTAETLLTKTNFLTDSINLINQELVYRNAVRDLNVLMGEKEVEKVYEINEKLQAPAETYQFADLEKQMFEANPDLNRLLISQAILHDATLLNQAATIPQLSVSAGNSYNYNRQDLSQATFSGNQESPSEPINAKTTNYFLNFNLSFTLFNGGQLKRAVQRAKISENIGNLTIDQNKLTLSRDLARAFDLYNVRRQLLALSTESKNVSEQNLQILEERYNSGLINSFDYRQIQNAFQNAAFNELQATYNLIDANTTLIRLTGGLTE; via the coding sequence ATGAAAAGTATTTCCTCTTCTGTTTATAAATTTTACTTTACTTTCGTACTTGTTTTTATTTTCTCTTCTTCTTTTGCTCAGAGCAATCAAGTTTTCAAGACTACAAACTCTACTCTTACCCTTCAAGAAGCAATAGCTCAAAGTCTCAAAAACAACTACGGAATTTTGATAGAAAGAGAACGCATCAACCAAGCTACCCTCAATAATAATTGGGGAGAAACTGGACGTTATCCAACTATCAATCTTCTTTTACAACAAAACAATGGTGTAAATAATGTAGATAACCCTGCCTCATTTTTATCTGGAATCACGATTAATAATAGTATTCAACCTGCGCTTAATGTAAGTTGGGTAGTTTTTAATGGATTCAGAACCAAAATTGCCAAGCATCGTTTGGAACAATTGCAAGAAGAATCAGAAGGAAATGCAGAAATTGTGATTCAAAATGCCATTCAAGCTGTTATTTTGGGATATTATAGAGTAGTTTTGGAAAAAGAACGCATTGAGGTCTTGAAAAAAGTATTGAATTACTCAAGAGATAGAAATCGTTATTCAGAAGTACAAGTAGATTTAGGAACTGCCACAACTGCCGAAACACTTCTTACCAAAACTAATTTCCTGACAGATTCTATTAATTTAATCAATCAAGAATTAGTATATCGAAATGCTGTACGTGATTTGAATGTTTTGATGGGAGAAAAAGAAGTAGAAAAAGTATATGAAATAAATGAAAAACTACAAGCTCCAGCAGAAACTTATCAGTTTGCAGACCTAGAAAAACAAATGTTTGAAGCCAACCCAGATTTGAATCGTCTTTTAATTTCTCAAGCCATTTTACACGATGCAACACTCTTAAATCAAGCTGCTACTATACCACAGCTTTCAGTTTCAGCAGGAAACTCATATAATTATAACAGACAAGATTTGAGTCAGGCTACTTTTTCAGGAAATCAAGAATCGCCTAGTGAGCCTATTAATGCAAAAACAACTAATTATTTTCTAAATTTTAATTTATCTTTTACACTTTTTAATGGAGGACAATTAAAAAGAGCTGTTCAGAGAGCCAAAATTTCTGAAAACATAGGCAATCTTACTATTGACCAAAACAAACTCACGCTCTCAAGAGATTTGGCAAGAGCTTTTGATTTGTATAATGTCAGAAGACAATTATTAGCTTTATCTACAGAAAGTAAAAATGTCTCTGAACAAAATTTACAGATTTTGGAAGAGCGTTATAATTCTGGTTTGATAAATTCATTTGATTATCGCCAAATTCAAAATGCTTTTCAAAATGCAGCTTTTAATGAATTACAAGCCACTTACAATTTGATTGATGCAAATACAACATTGATACGACTTACAGGAGGTTTGACAGAATAA
- the hisC gene encoding histidinol-phosphate transaminase: MNQDIITSKNTQSKTNFDLQKLIRPNILTLKAYSSARDEYKKSDIEVTKIDENFETPAPIFLDANENALGSPLSEMVQTDYNRYPDPHQRDIKAQLSKLKNVNENQIFVGNGSDEAIDLLFRIFCIPQKDNIIVCPPTYGMYSVSATINDVEIRKTLLTTDFQLDLEGIKKQIDANTKLIFVCSPNNPTGNLIDKNDIKELCQFFDGIVVVDEAYIDFAENAKEASFINELENFPNIVVLQTLSKAWGMAGVRLGMAFSSAEIMEYYKRTKPPYNVNMLTQKIALKALSLSQNVEQAIQVLNFERDKLIEELRSENNKESKFSFIEKVYPSDTNFILVKLKDASKVEEVYNFLIKQNEIVVRNRSKEPLCEGCLRITIGTPEENELLLSTLGRYK; the protein is encoded by the coding sequence ATGAATCAAGATATAATTACTTCAAAAAATACACAATCAAAAACAAATTTTGATTTACAAAAACTCATTCGTCCGAATATTCTGACACTTAAAGCTTATTCTTCGGCAAGAGATGAATATAAAAAAAGCGATATAGAAGTTACAAAAATAGATGAAAATTTTGAAACTCCTGCACCTATCTTTTTAGATGCCAATGAAAATGCACTTGGTTCTCCACTTTCAGAAATGGTTCAGACGGACTACAATCGTTATCCTGACCCACACCAACGAGATATAAAAGCACAGCTTTCGAAACTGAAAAATGTAAATGAAAATCAGATTTTTGTAGGAAATGGAAGCGATGAAGCCATTGATTTACTTTTCAGAATTTTCTGTATTCCTCAAAAAGATAATATTATTGTTTGTCCTCCGACGTATGGAATGTATTCAGTTTCGGCAACAATAAACGATGTAGAAATCAGAAAAACATTGCTTACAACTGATTTTCAATTGGATTTGGAAGGAATAAAAAAGCAAATTGATGCCAATACAAAACTTATTTTTGTTTGTAGCCCCAATAATCCAACAGGAAATTTGATTGATAAAAATGATATAAAAGAATTATGTCAATTTTTTGATGGAATTGTTGTAGTGGATGAGGCATATATTGATTTTGCTGAAAATGCAAAAGAAGCTAGTTTTATAAATGAATTAGAGAATTTTCCAAATATTGTAGTCTTGCAAACACTTTCTAAGGCGTGGGGAATGGCAGGAGTTCGTTTGGGAATGGCATTTTCTTCTGCTGAAATAATGGAATATTATAAGCGTACAAAGCCACCTTACAATGTAAATATGCTTACTCAAAAAATTGCTTTAAAGGCTTTAAGTCTTTCTCAAAATGTGGAACAAGCTATTCAAGTTTTGAATTTTGAGCGTGACAAACTGATTGAAGAACTCAGAAGTGAAAATAATAAGGAAAGTAAGTTTAGTTTTATTGAAAAAGTCTATCCATCAGATACAAATTTCATTTTGGTAAAACTAAAAGATGCTTCTAAAGTAGAAGAAGTGTATAATTTCTTGATAAAGCAAAATGAAATTGTGGTCAGAAATCGCTCAAAAGAACCACTTTGTGAAGGTTGTTTGAGAATAACCATCGGAACACCTGAAGAAAATGAATTGCTTTTAAGCACATTAGGAAGATATAAATAA
- a CDS encoding ribonuclease HII: MQTPLSFYFSDVAFEAGVDEVGRGCLAGSVVAAAVIFPKGYRNSFLNDSKKLSKKDREELDIEIRESALSFAIAEASPAEIDKINILNASFLAMQRAIIQLNPVPEFLIIDGNRFKTDLKIPYECIIKGDSKYLSIAAASILAKNYRDDFMIKLAEKYPYYGWETNVGYPTKKHKLGIAEHGLTEFHRKTFNSSLQLDLRFQK; encoded by the coding sequence ATGCAGACTCCTCTTTCTTTCTATTTTTCAGATGTTGCCTTCGAAGCTGGTGTCGATGAAGTAGGGCGTGGTTGTTTGGCTGGAAGTGTGGTAGCTGCTGCCGTTATTTTCCCAAAAGGCTATCGAAACTCATTTTTGAACGATTCGAAAAAGTTATCTAAAAAAGATAGAGAAGAGTTGGATATAGAAATACGAGAAAGTGCGCTTTCTTTTGCTATTGCAGAAGCAAGTCCTGCCGAAATTGATAAAATTAATATTTTGAATGCTTCTTTTTTGGCAATGCAACGAGCTATTATCCAACTAAATCCTGTTCCTGAATTTTTAATTATTGATGGAAATCGTTTCAAAACTGATCTTAAAATTCCTTATGAGTGTATCATAAAAGGAGATTCGAAATACTTATCAATTGCAGCAGCTTCTATTTTAGCCAAAAATTATAGAGATGACTTTATGATAAAGTTAGCTGAAAAATATCCTTATTATGGTTGGGAAACAAATGTTGGTTATCCTACCAAAAAGCACAAACTAGGAATTGCAGAACACGGTTTAACAGAGTTTCATAGAAAAACGTTTAACAGCAGTCTGCAATTGGATTTGAGGTTTCAGAAATAG
- a CDS encoding transporter substrate-binding domain-containing protein produces the protein MRYAFLLFFIFYTISLFGQNDSTKKIIFGSDYDYPPYEFINKKGEYDGFHVDIMRAIGKEMGYEVEIQLGDWTNIREELEQPKGRINVADMFYSEERVAKIDYLPHHDVVSYIIVRNKKSPTVKSISQLKNQTIVVTANAIAEEYIKKEDSTIKMIQAVTELHALKIIASGRCNYAIINQYTAHKFIEEHNFDNLAVSEEFVFSKNLSFVVKKGNKKLAKDIEEGMNRIKENRIYSELYVKWFDNEKEAYTILLKRLKWIAAILLLVIVVVGSWVFTLRKQVRIKTKTLRNEVEERQKIQKLLFDKNAELEKRNYELDKFVYSVSHNVRSPIASALGLINVIQIEFEENTNLSFYVSNIGKSLHKLDYYVNKILAYVANKNFKVKKERIHFDGFISQLIEEAKFVEGAEGVEFKKEITQEINFYSDTERLYIILECLIANSIEYKTQREKKSFVKISVRVTRMHASIIIEDNGQGIEEEQLDKVFEMFYRGNERSQGAGLGLYVVKQTVDQLEGTLQLQSNYKTGSIFTLQIPNSGKESKDNLILQ, from the coding sequence ATGAGATACGCATTTTTACTCTTTTTTATTTTTTATACTATTTCACTATTTGGACAAAATGATTCTACTAAAAAAATCATTTTTGGTTCAGATTATGATTATCCACCGTATGAATTTATTAATAAAAAAGGCGAATATGATGGTTTTCATGTTGATATAATGAGAGCAATTGGAAAAGAAATGGGATATGAGGTAGAGATTCAACTCGGAGACTGGACAAATATTAGAGAAGAACTAGAACAGCCAAAGGGACGAATAAATGTAGCTGATATGTTTTATTCTGAAGAACGAGTCGCAAAAATAGATTATTTACCTCATCATGATGTAGTTTCTTATATCATTGTCAGAAATAAAAAAAGTCCTACCGTAAAATCAATTTCTCAATTAAAAAATCAGACTATTGTAGTAACTGCTAATGCAATAGCAGAAGAATATATAAAAAAAGAAGACTCTACAATAAAAATGATTCAGGCTGTAACTGAGTTGCATGCACTTAAAATAATAGCTTCTGGAAGATGTAATTACGCAATTATTAACCAATATACAGCTCATAAGTTTATAGAAGAACATAATTTCGATAATTTGGCTGTAAGTGAAGAGTTTGTTTTTTCAAAAAACCTTTCTTTTGTTGTTAAGAAAGGAAATAAAAAATTAGCCAAAGACATTGAAGAGGGAATGAATAGAATAAAAGAAAACAGAATTTATTCAGAGCTTTATGTAAAATGGTTTGACAATGAAAAAGAAGCCTATACGATTTTATTAAAACGTCTAAAATGGATAGCTGCTATTCTTCTATTAGTAATTGTTGTGGTAGGAAGTTGGGTTTTTACACTACGCAAACAAGTTAGAATAAAAACAAAAACATTGAGAAATGAAGTAGAAGAACGTCAGAAAATACAAAAACTATTATTTGATAAAAATGCAGAGTTAGAGAAAAGAAATTATGAATTAGATAAGTTTGTATATAGCGTTTCTCATAACGTACGTTCTCCAATAGCTTCTGCTTTAGGATTGATAAATGTTATTCAGATAGAATTTGAAGAAAATACTAATCTGTCCTTTTATGTGTCAAATATTGGAAAAAGTCTGCACAAATTAGATTATTATGTAAATAAAATTTTGGCATATGTAGCCAATAAAAATTTTAAAGTAAAAAAAGAACGTATTCATTTTGATGGATTTATTTCTCAACTTATAGAAGAAGCTAAATTTGTAGAGGGAGCAGAAGGAGTAGAATTTAAAAAAGAAATTACTCAAGAAATAAATTTTTATTCTGATACAGAACGCCTTTATATAATTTTGGAATGTCTGATTGCAAATTCAATAGAATATAAAACACAAAGAGAAAAAAAATCTTTTGTCAAAATTTCGGTACGAGTTACCAGAATGCATGCTTCAATTATAATTGAGGATAATGGTCAGGGAATTGAAGAAGAACAATTAGACAAAGTGTTTGAAATGTTTTATAGAGGAAATGAACGTTCACAGGGAGCAGGCTTAGGACTTTATGTAGTCAAACAAACCGTTGACCAACTGGAAGGAACTCTCCAATTACAATCTAATTATAAGACAGGTTCTATTTTCACATTACAAATTCCAAACTCAGGAAAAGAGAGTAAAGATAATTTAATATTACAGTAA